A stretch of Hoplias malabaricus isolate fHopMal1 chromosome 10, fHopMal1.hap1, whole genome shotgun sequence DNA encodes these proteins:
- the anks3 gene encoding ankyrin repeat and SAM domain-containing protein 3 isoform X1, with translation MSELSDEASESEQFGASLSVWFAHSGSALIRPEELDVPLDLHTACSIGQYDVVSECIRRGDVDVDGKNIGGWTPLMYAAYIGHDNIVNLLLESGVSVNACTAKGLTPLMLAASCGNESIAYFLLQQGAELEQKDGRGWTALLHSTSTGHQQMVKFLLDSNANANVNEPLFGFTPLMEAAASGHELIVQYLLDHGACIEERNFKGETARVLAMMYGHTKVASLIDMHSMRAKQGVYEELSSSEEDSAAPRPRSARSRTRGPSIHDGPQAIARFRVGPKNDFPLAPPGYMTFRDVGDQNEGICNRDVTSPINELDGQSNSSRDELLFDNDMPTIRSSSSSSEGLPRLLGLSREGSIESNEDSDQAKRSCSRRANKLHHSKGKNRHSISSSTPPSSTGNCGIPPPYTGPKDLSEFLEQIGFSKYLPLLDEQDIDLRIFLTLTENDLKEVGITLFGPKRKMTSAIARWHSNARPPSDALEQAYADKLEAEMQEMAIQLHKRCVEVESLQGQVSQEKELRAVMEGCLMEEKMAWRSVQGELREQIKHIQALNATLHTLRNTISQFAQRTHCEGQTSAKDDSAECSEMLATVESCDQKLAEGLKALCHSLQHLVTPEKSSNSWQEES, from the exons aTGTCTGAACTGAGTGATGAAGCCAGTGAGTCGGAGCAGTTTGGGGCGAGTCTGTCTGTGTGGTTTGCCCACAGCGGGAGCGCCCTGATCCGGCCTGAGGAACTGGACGTGCCCCTGGACCTTCACACCGCCTGCTCCATCGGACAATACGACGTGGTGTCGGAGTGCATTCGGAG AGGAGATGTGGATGTGGACGGGAAGAACATTGGTGGATGGACTCCACTGATGTATGCAGCGTATATCGGTCACGATAACATCGTTAACCTGCTTCTGGAGTCTGGTGTTAGCGTCAATGCTTGCACCGCTAAAGGGCTAACACCGCTAATGCTAGCTGCCAGTTGTGGCAATGAGAGCATCGCTTACTTCCTCCTGCAG CAAGGGGCGGAACTTGAGCAAAAGGATGGACGAGGCTGGACGGCTCTTCTGCACAGCACAAGCACTGGACATCAACAGATGGTCAAATTTCTCTTGGACAGCAACGCAAATGCTAATGTCAA TGAACCTCTGTTTGGATTTACTCCTCTGATGGAGGCAGCAGCATCAGGACACGAGCTCATTGTCCAATATCTGCTTGATCAT ggtGCATGCATTGAGGAGAGGAATTTTAAGGGTGAGACGGCGAGAGTGTTAGCCATGATGTACGGCCACACCAAGGTCGCGAGTCTCATAGATATGCACTCGATGAGAGCAAAGCAAG GTGTGTACGAGGAGCTGAGCTCATCAGAGGAGGACAGTGCAGCTCCCAGACCCAGATCCGCACGCAGCAGAACCAGAGGTCCCAGCATACACGACGGGCCACAAGCCATAGCCCGCTTTAGAGTGGGTCCCAAAAACG ACTTTCCACTGGCGCCCCCTGGGTACATGACGTTCCGCGATGTTGGTGACCAAAACGAGGGCATCTGCAACCGTGATGTCACTTCCCCTATTAATGAACTTGATGGCCAAAGCAACAGCAGTCGAG atgAGCTACTTTTCGATAATGACATGCCCACTATAAGgagcagcagtagcagtagcGAGGGTCTGCCACGCCTCCTTGGCCTCAGCAGGGAGGGGTCGATAGAGAGCAACGAG GACTCTGACCAGGCCAAAAGGAGTTGCTCCCGACGAGCGAACAAACTCCATCACTCTAAAGGCAAGAATCGTCATAGCATCAGCAGCTCAACTCCACCCAGCAGCACAGGGAATTGTGGGATACCCCCTCCCTACACAGGGCCCAAG GACCTATCAGAGTTCCTGGAGCAGATAGGCTTTAGTAAGTACCTCCCCCTACTGGATGAGCAGGACATTGACCTGCGAATCTTCCTGACACTGACCGAGAATGACCTCAAAGAAGTGGGAATCAC TCTGTTTGGTCCCAAGAGAAAGATGACATCAGCTATAGCACGATGGCATAGTAACGCCCGGCCCCCCAGCGATGCGTTAGAGCAGGCGTATGCTGACAAACTAGAGGCAGAGATGCAGGAGATGGCCATTCAGCTCCATAAG cgcTGCGTCGAGGTGGAGTCCCTGCAGGGCCAGGTTTCTCAGGAGAAGGAGCTGCGCGCTGTGATGGAGGGATGTCTGATGGAAGAGAAAATGGCATGGAGGAGTGTGCAAGGAGAACTTCGAGAACAAATTAAACACATCCAGGCCCTGAATGCAACGCTGCACACGCTCCGAAACACAATCTCACAGTTTGCTCAGCGGACCCACTGTGAGGGCCAGACTTCAGCAAAAG ATGACAGTGCAGAGTGCTCCGAGATGCTCGCCACTGTGGAGTCATGTGACCAGAAGCTAg cTGAAGGCCTGAAAGCACTGTGCCACAGTCTACAGCACCTCGTCACACCAGAGAAAAGCTCCAATAGCTGGCAGGAGGAATCCTAG
- the anks3 gene encoding ankyrin repeat and SAM domain-containing protein 3 isoform X2, with translation MSELSDEASESEQFGASLSVWFAHSGSALIRPEELDVPLDLHTACSIGQYDVVSECIRRGDVDVDGKNIGGWTPLMYAAYIGHDNIVNLLLESGVSVNACTAKGLTPLMLAASCGNESIAYFLLQQGAELEQKDGRGWTALLHSTSTGHQQMVKFLLDSNANANVNEPLFGFTPLMEAAASGHELIVQYLLDHGACIEERNFKGETARVLAMMYGHTKVASLIDMHSMRAKQGVYEELSSSEEDSAAPRPRSARSRTRGPSIHDGPQAIARFRVGPKNDFPLAPPGYMTFRDVGDQNEGICNRDVTSPINELDGQSNSSRDELLFDNDMPTIRSSSSSSEGLPRLLGLSREGSIESNEDSDQAKRSCSRRANKLHHSKGKNRHSISSSTPPSSTGNCGIPPPYTGPKDLSEFLEQIGFSKYLPLLDEQDIDLRIFLTLTENDLKEVGITLFGPKRKMTSAIARWHSNARPPSDALEQAYADKLEAEMQEMAIQLHKRCVEVESLQGQVSQEKELRAVMEGCLMEEKMAWRSVQGELREQIKHIQALNATLHTLRNTISQFAQRTHCEGQTSAKGLSSCLLGLSYRV, from the exons aTGTCTGAACTGAGTGATGAAGCCAGTGAGTCGGAGCAGTTTGGGGCGAGTCTGTCTGTGTGGTTTGCCCACAGCGGGAGCGCCCTGATCCGGCCTGAGGAACTGGACGTGCCCCTGGACCTTCACACCGCCTGCTCCATCGGACAATACGACGTGGTGTCGGAGTGCATTCGGAG AGGAGATGTGGATGTGGACGGGAAGAACATTGGTGGATGGACTCCACTGATGTATGCAGCGTATATCGGTCACGATAACATCGTTAACCTGCTTCTGGAGTCTGGTGTTAGCGTCAATGCTTGCACCGCTAAAGGGCTAACACCGCTAATGCTAGCTGCCAGTTGTGGCAATGAGAGCATCGCTTACTTCCTCCTGCAG CAAGGGGCGGAACTTGAGCAAAAGGATGGACGAGGCTGGACGGCTCTTCTGCACAGCACAAGCACTGGACATCAACAGATGGTCAAATTTCTCTTGGACAGCAACGCAAATGCTAATGTCAA TGAACCTCTGTTTGGATTTACTCCTCTGATGGAGGCAGCAGCATCAGGACACGAGCTCATTGTCCAATATCTGCTTGATCAT ggtGCATGCATTGAGGAGAGGAATTTTAAGGGTGAGACGGCGAGAGTGTTAGCCATGATGTACGGCCACACCAAGGTCGCGAGTCTCATAGATATGCACTCGATGAGAGCAAAGCAAG GTGTGTACGAGGAGCTGAGCTCATCAGAGGAGGACAGTGCAGCTCCCAGACCCAGATCCGCACGCAGCAGAACCAGAGGTCCCAGCATACACGACGGGCCACAAGCCATAGCCCGCTTTAGAGTGGGTCCCAAAAACG ACTTTCCACTGGCGCCCCCTGGGTACATGACGTTCCGCGATGTTGGTGACCAAAACGAGGGCATCTGCAACCGTGATGTCACTTCCCCTATTAATGAACTTGATGGCCAAAGCAACAGCAGTCGAG atgAGCTACTTTTCGATAATGACATGCCCACTATAAGgagcagcagtagcagtagcGAGGGTCTGCCACGCCTCCTTGGCCTCAGCAGGGAGGGGTCGATAGAGAGCAACGAG GACTCTGACCAGGCCAAAAGGAGTTGCTCCCGACGAGCGAACAAACTCCATCACTCTAAAGGCAAGAATCGTCATAGCATCAGCAGCTCAACTCCACCCAGCAGCACAGGGAATTGTGGGATACCCCCTCCCTACACAGGGCCCAAG GACCTATCAGAGTTCCTGGAGCAGATAGGCTTTAGTAAGTACCTCCCCCTACTGGATGAGCAGGACATTGACCTGCGAATCTTCCTGACACTGACCGAGAATGACCTCAAAGAAGTGGGAATCAC TCTGTTTGGTCCCAAGAGAAAGATGACATCAGCTATAGCACGATGGCATAGTAACGCCCGGCCCCCCAGCGATGCGTTAGAGCAGGCGTATGCTGACAAACTAGAGGCAGAGATGCAGGAGATGGCCATTCAGCTCCATAAG cgcTGCGTCGAGGTGGAGTCCCTGCAGGGCCAGGTTTCTCAGGAGAAGGAGCTGCGCGCTGTGATGGAGGGATGTCTGATGGAAGAGAAAATGGCATGGAGGAGTGTGCAAGGAGAACTTCGAGAACAAATTAAACACATCCAGGCCCTGAATGCAACGCTGCACACGCTCCGAAACACAATCTCACAGTTTGCTCAGCGGACCCACTGTGAGGGCCAGACTTCAGCAAAAG GATTGTCTTCTTGCCTCTTGGGgctgagttacagggtgtaG
- the c10h8orf33 gene encoding UPF0488 protein C8orf33 homolog: MEEGLTGRGLQGVSSSTPDTFHWQRSDHSFAFNFLTEASPSQTSAIAAPAESQAQAQSGQDPVNSDTSSGFTFNFQIPAESARGGDLETGAIQIGKTEAGITATSQRVDASKTKGKKKKNKGGGGVELGPQKMSIEEAPKQESRDMTPEQQLNRELDWCIEQLELGLRTQKSSTKQREEASRALKTLRSSKAPVVKKRQVMRAMYGDYRKKMEEEKNKQFRLIQSAMSSMRVTAVSEPSRKPVFNRRAETTKNTTTITEEQDTHGHSHTAEQTEGDRGRFVFRASQEEFLFNFKL; encoded by the exons ATGGAAGAGGGTTTGACTGGGCGAG GGCTCCAGGGGGTCAGCAGTTCAACTCCAGATACCTTTCATTGGCAGCGAAGCGATCATTCCTTTGCTTTTAACTTCTTAACAGAAGCCTCACCCTCTCAGACCAGCGCCATAGCGGCTCCTGCAGAATCCCAAGCCCAGGCCCAGTCCGGACAAGACCCGGTAAACTCGGATACAAGCTCCGGTTTTACTTTTAACTTTCAGATCCCAGCAGAATCAGCCCGAGGTGGTGATCTGGAAACTGGAGCCATACAGATCGGAAAAACAGAGGCGGGAATAACGGCTACGTCTCAACGTGTGGACGCTTCTAAAACCAAaggcaagaagaagaaaaataaaggaGGGGGAGGAGTTGAACTTGGGCCGCAGAAAATGTCGATTGAAGAAGCTCCCAAACAGGAGAGCAGGGATATG acTCCAGAgcagcagctgaacagagaactgGACTGGTGTATAGAGCAGTTGGAGCTGGGCCTCAGAACTCAAAAGTCATCTACGAAACAAA GAGAGGAAGCCAGTCGTGCCCTGAAGACCCTGCGCAGCTCCAAAGCTCCGGTGGTGAAAAAGAGGCAGGTGATGAGAGCCATGTACGGAGACTACAGGAAAAAGATGGAAGAGGAAAAGAACAAACAGTTCAGACTCATACAGTCTG CAATGAGCTCTATGAGGGTCACAGCTGTGTCAGAACCTTCTCGCAAACCAGTTTTCAACCGCCGCGCTGAGACAACGAAAAACACAACGACGATCACAGAAGAACAGGACACACACGGACATTCACACACAGCCGAACAGACTGAAGGAGACAGGGGCAGGTTTGTTTTCAGGGCTTCACAAGAGGAGTTCCTGTTCAACTTCAAACTGTGA
- the h3f3d gene encoding H3 histone, family 3D, with protein sequence MARTKQTARKSTGGKAPRKQLATKAARKSAPSTGGVKKPHRYRPGTVALREIRRYQKSTELLIRKLPFQRLVREIAQDFKTDLRFQSAAIGALQEASEAYLVGLFEDTNLCAIHAKRVTIMPKDIQLARRIRGERA encoded by the exons ATGGCTCGTACCAAGCAGACAGCGCGTAAATCCACTGGAGGTAAAGCCCCAAGGAAGCAGCTGGCCACTAAAGCTGCCCGCAAGAGTGCACCTTCCACCGGCGGCGTGAAGAAGCCACACAGATACCG TCCCGGTACCGTGGCTCTTCGTGAGATCCGTCGGTACCAGAAGTCAACTGAACTTCTGATCCGCAAGCTACCCTTCCAGCGTCTTGTGAGGGAGATCGCCCAGGACTTCAAAACAGATCTGCGCTTCCAGAGTGCAGCTATTGGTGCTCTGCAG gAAGCCAGCGAGGCATACCTGGTGGGTCTGTTTGAGGACACTAACCTGTGCGCCATCCATGCAAAGCGTGTCACCATCATGCCCAAGGACATACAGCTGGCTCGGCGAATCCGCGGCGAGCGCGCTTAG
- the uqcc4 gene encoding protein CCSMST1-like yields MASAVRMIFTVFPRFSTISAPSGQAWIRTHPVRALSLTSRFWAKSQRSPGDGEEDEVLSKPIKFSTSKGSHRTWKVERSMGSTHQKPWWRVLPLSLLGISFILWCFFRRESEVDQALEKQLYEHLPDLLTIMEEEEEEEEEEGQQHTEAPKKDP; encoded by the exons ATGGCATCTGCGGTGAGGatgattttcactgtttttccAAGGTTTTCCACAATTTCTGCACCTTCTGGACAGGCCTGGATAAG AACACACCCAGTCCGAGCTCTGTCTCTCACATCTCGGTTCTGGGCAAAGTCTCAGAGATCTCCAGGAGACGGTGAGGAGGATGAAGTTCTGTCCAAGCCCATCAAATTCTCCACCAGTAAAGGCAGCCACCGGACCTGGAAGGTGGAGCGCTCCATGGGCAGCACACATCAGAAACCCTGGTGGCGGGTTCTGCCCCTCAGCTTACTGGGCATCTCCTTCATTCTCTGGTGCTTCTTCCGCCGGGAGTCGGAGGTTGACCAGGCTCTGGAGAAGCAGCTGTATGAACATTTACCTGATTTACTGACAAttatggaggaggaggaggaggaggaggaagaggaagggcAGCAGCACACAGAAGCCCCCAAAAAGGATCCCTGA